The following coding sequences lie in one Halorarum halophilum genomic window:
- a CDS encoding V-type ATP synthase subunit E — protein sequence MSLDTVVEDIREEARARAEEIRGEGEDRADEIVAEAEAEAERIREEREASVERQIAQEREQALSSAKLEAKQERLEARRDALQSVRDEVEAAIASLEGERREELTRELLDQAAGEFDGDETVSVYGRAEDEELLTRILSEYEGWSYAGDRDCLGGVVVESEESRVRVNNTFDSVLEGVWEDNLKELSDRLFDDE from the coding sequence ATGAGTTTGGATACTGTCGTCGAGGACATTCGAGAAGAAGCCCGCGCGCGTGCGGAGGAAATCCGCGGAGAGGGCGAGGACCGCGCCGACGAGATCGTCGCCGAGGCTGAGGCCGAGGCCGAGCGCATCCGCGAGGAGCGCGAGGCAAGCGTCGAGCGGCAGATCGCCCAGGAGCGCGAACAGGCGCTCTCCAGCGCGAAGCTCGAGGCCAAGCAGGAGCGCCTCGAGGCCCGCCGCGACGCGCTCCAGTCCGTTCGCGACGAGGTCGAGGCCGCGATCGCCTCCCTCGAGGGCGAACGGCGCGAGGAGCTGACCCGCGAGCTGCTGGACCAGGCGGCCGGGGAGTTCGACGGGGACGAGACCGTCTCCGTCTACGGCCGGGCCGAGGACGAGGAACTGCTCACCCGGATCCTCTCGGAGTACGAGGGCTGGTCCTACGCCGGCGACCGGGACTGTCTCGGCGGCGTCGTCGTCGAGAGCGAGGAGTCCCGCGTCCGGGTCAACAACACGTTCGACTCGGTGCTCGAGGGCGTCTGGGAGGACAACCTCAAGGAACTGAGCGACCGACTGTTCGACGATGAGTAG
- a CDS encoding V-type ATP synthase subunit C, translated as MSSSAGTSNPEYVNARVRSRRGALYDNDDYRKLVRMSPAEIARFMEDSAYEEQINELGSRYSGVDLIEYALNRNLAEQFEDILDWCEGRLYDQVARYLRKFDAWNVKTVLRGLYADAERESVEADLIRAGEFDEARIGRLLDVGTIEEAVEVLSDTPFGPGLEDAYSDYESSDVLVPLENAVDRAYYELLSTSDLSGEALAEYREFLESEIDFRNAINALRLARSGADVDPSEYYIEGGVLFSAEELRVLASNPDELVQRVRDSRYGEDLSAALTELEEAESLIGFEHALEAALLEYADSLGHVYPLSVTPVVSYILAKEREVDNIRAIARGKEAGLSEDEIEDELVIL; from the coding sequence ATGAGTAGCAGCGCCGGGACGTCCAATCCGGAGTACGTGAACGCCCGCGTCCGTTCCCGACGCGGCGCGCTGTACGACAACGACGACTACCGCAAGCTGGTCCGGATGAGCCCCGCGGAGATCGCCCGCTTCATGGAGGACTCCGCCTACGAGGAGCAGATCAACGAGCTGGGCTCCCGGTACTCCGGCGTCGACCTCATCGAGTACGCGCTGAACCGCAACCTCGCGGAGCAGTTCGAGGACATCCTCGACTGGTGCGAGGGTCGGCTGTACGATCAGGTGGCCCGCTACCTCCGCAAGTTCGACGCGTGGAACGTGAAGACGGTGCTCCGCGGGCTGTACGCCGACGCGGAGCGCGAGTCGGTCGAGGCCGACCTCATCCGCGCCGGCGAGTTCGACGAAGCCCGGATCGGGCGACTGCTCGACGTCGGCACCATCGAGGAGGCCGTCGAAGTGCTGTCGGACACCCCGTTCGGTCCCGGGCTCGAGGACGCGTACAGCGACTACGAGTCCAGCGACGTGCTGGTCCCGCTCGAGAACGCGGTCGACCGCGCGTACTACGAACTGCTCTCGACGAGCGACCTCTCCGGCGAGGCGCTCGCCGAGTACCGCGAGTTCCTGGAGTCGGAGATCGACTTCCGGAACGCCATCAACGCGCTTCGGCTCGCCCGGTCGGGCGCCGACGTCGACCCCTCGGAGTACTACATCGAGGGCGGCGTCCTGTTCTCGGCCGAGGAGCTACGAGTGCTCGCGAGCAACCCCGACGAACTCGTCCAGCGCGTCCGCGACAGCCGCTACGGGGAGGACCTGTCGGCGGCGTTGACGGAGCTCGAGGAGGCCGAGAGCCTCATCGGTTTCGAGCACGCACTGGAGGCCGCGTTGCTGGAGTACGCGGACTCGCTCGGCCACGTCTACCCGCTGTCGGTGACGCCCGTGGTGTCGTACATCCTCGCGAAGGAGCGGGAGGTCGACAACATCCGCGCCATCGCCCGCGGGAAGGAGGCCGGGCTCTCCGAGGACGAGATTGAGGACGAACTGGTGATCCTATGA
- a CDS encoding V-type ATP synthase subunit F, producing MSQEIAVIGSPEFTTGFRLAGVRKCENVADDEKDERLDDAVERTLEDDDVGIVVMRDEDLDHLSRTVRRSAEGSVEPVLVTLGGGAGSGLREQIKRAIGIDLMAEDDEEDN from the coding sequence ATGAGTCAGGAGATCGCGGTCATCGGCAGCCCCGAGTTCACGACGGGCTTCCGGCTCGCCGGCGTCCGCAAGTGCGAGAACGTCGCGGACGACGAGAAGGACGAGCGGCTCGACGACGCCGTTGAGCGCACGCTCGAGGACGACGACGTCGGCATCGTCGTGATGCGCGACGAGGACCTCGATCACCTCTCGCGGACCGTCCGCCGGTCCGCCGAGGGGAGCGTCGAGCCCGTGCTCGTCACGCTCGGCGGCGGCGCCGGGAGCGGCCTGCGCGAACAGATCAAGCGCGCCATCGGAATCGACTTGATGGCGGAGGACGACGAGGAAGACAACTAG
- a CDS encoding ATP synthase subunit A has product MSQATEREVTETTGRIRSVSGPVVTAVDLDARMNDVVYVGEEGLMGEVIEIEGDVTTVQVYEETSGIAPGEPVENTGEPLSVDLGPGMLDAIYDGVQRPLDVLEEKMGSAFLDRGVDAPGIDLEKEWEFTPEVEAGDVVEPGDIVGVVPETVTIDHKVMVPPDYEGGVVERTESGSLTVEDPVVTLENGEEITMRQEWPVREKRPSVEKRTPRTPLVSGQRILDGLFPIAKGGTAAIPGPFGSGKTVTQHSLAKFADADIIVYVGCGERGNEMTEVIEDFPELEDPANGNPLMARTSLIANTSNMPVAARESCVYTGITIAEYYRDMGYDVALMADSTSRWAEAMREISSRLEEMPGEEGYPAYLSARLAEFYERAGYFENINGTEGSVSVIGAVSPPGGDFSEPVTQNTLRIVKTFWALDADLAERRHFPAINWNESYSLYQDQLDPWFQEEVAEDWPDKRQWAVDTLDEEGELQEIVQLVGKDALPEDQQLTLEVARYLREGYLQQNAFVDEDMYCPPEKTYAILTTIQTFNDEAFDALDAGVPVEDIQSIDAAPRLNRIATQGNWEEYVEELKAEITEELRSLY; this is encoded by the coding sequence ATGAGTCAAGCAACCGAACGAGAAGTCACGGAGACAACGGGACGGATCAGGAGCGTGAGTGGTCCGGTCGTGACCGCCGTCGACCTCGACGCCCGGATGAACGACGTCGTCTACGTCGGCGAGGAGGGGCTGATGGGCGAGGTCATCGAGATCGAGGGCGACGTCACGACCGTCCAGGTGTACGAGGAGACCTCGGGGATCGCCCCAGGCGAGCCGGTCGAGAACACCGGCGAGCCGCTGTCGGTCGACCTCGGCCCTGGCATGCTGGACGCCATCTACGACGGCGTGCAGCGCCCGCTCGACGTGCTCGAAGAGAAGATGGGCAGCGCGTTCCTCGACCGCGGGGTCGACGCGCCCGGCATCGACCTCGAGAAGGAGTGGGAGTTCACTCCGGAGGTCGAGGCGGGCGACGTCGTCGAACCCGGCGACATCGTCGGCGTCGTGCCCGAGACGGTCACCATCGACCACAAGGTCATGGTGCCGCCGGACTACGAGGGTGGCGTCGTCGAGCGCACCGAGTCCGGATCGCTCACGGTCGAGGATCCGGTCGTCACCCTGGAGAACGGCGAGGAGATCACGATGCGCCAGGAGTGGCCGGTGCGCGAGAAGCGCCCGTCCGTCGAGAAGCGCACCCCGCGCACCCCGCTGGTGTCGGGCCAGCGCATCCTCGACGGCCTGTTCCCCATCGCGAAGGGCGGGACGGCCGCGATTCCGGGGCCGTTCGGCTCCGGCAAGACGGTCACCCAGCACAGCCTCGCCAAGTTCGCCGACGCGGACATCATCGTCTACGTCGGCTGTGGCGAGCGCGGCAACGAGATGACCGAGGTCATCGAGGACTTCCCCGAGCTGGAGGACCCGGCGAACGGGAACCCGCTGATGGCCCGGACGAGCCTCATCGCGAACACGTCGAACATGCCCGTCGCGGCGCGCGAGTCGTGCGTGTACACGGGCATCACCATCGCGGAGTACTACCGCGACATGGGCTACGACGTGGCGCTCATGGCCGACTCCACCTCGCGGTGGGCCGAGGCGATGCGCGAGATCTCCTCCAGGCTGGAGGAGATGCCCGGCGAGGAGGGGTACCCCGCGTACCTCTCCGCTCGGCTCGCGGAGTTCTACGAGCGCGCCGGCTACTTCGAGAACATCAACGGCACGGAGGGGTCGGTGTCGGTCATCGGGGCCGTCTCGCCGCCCGGCGGCGACTTCTCCGAGCCGGTCACCCAGAACACGCTGCGCATCGTGAAGACGTTCTGGGCGCTCGACGCCGACCTGGCCGAGCGCCGGCACTTCCCGGCGATCAACTGGAACGAGTCCTACTCGCTGTACCAGGACCAGCTCGACCCGTGGTTCCAGGAGGAGGTCGCGGAGGACTGGCCGGACAAGCGCCAGTGGGCCGTCGACACCCTCGACGAGGAGGGCGAGCTGCAGGAGATCGTCCAGCTCGTCGGCAAGGACGCCCTACCGGAGGACCAGCAGCTCACCCTCGAGGTGGCGCGCTACCTCCGCGAGGGCTACCTCCAGCAGAACGCGTTCGTCGACGAGGACATGTACTGTCCCCCCGAGAAGACGTACGCCATCCTCACCACCATCCAGACGTTCAACGACGAGGCGTTCGACGCCCTCGACGCCGGCGTCCCGGTCGAGGACATCCAGAGCATCGACGCGGCACCCCGGCTGAACCGTATCGCCACCCAGGGGAACTGGGAGGAGTACGTCGAGGAGCTGAAAGCCGAGATCACGGAGGAGCTTCGCTCGCTCTACTAG
- a CDS encoding ATP synthase subunit B codes for MKEYQTITEISGPLVYAEVDEPVGYDEIVEIETPGGDTKRGQVLESEEGIVAIQVFEGTTGIDRNASVRFLGETLKMPVTEDLLGRVLDGSGQPIDGGPDIVPDERRDIVGAAINPVSREYPEEFIQTGVSSIDGMNTLVRGQKLPIFSASGLPHNDLALQIARQATVPEEAAEEGEEASEFAVIFGAMGITQEEANEFMDDFERTGALERSVVFMNLADDPAVERTVTPRMALTTAEYLAFDKGYHVLVILTDMTNYCEALREIGAAREEVPGRRGYPGYMYTDLAQLYERAGRIEGREGSVTQIPILTMPGDDDTHPIPDLTGYITEGQIYVDRDLHSQGIQPPVQVLPSLSRLMDDGIGEGLTREDHGDVSDQMYAAYAEGEDLRDLVNIVGREALSERDNKYLDFADRFEEEFVEQGYDTNRSIDETLEIGWDLLSTLPEEELNRIDEDLIKEHYRRDVPGDEESAEEVSAD; via the coding sequence ATGAAAGAGTACCAGACAATCACGGAGATCAGCGGCCCCCTGGTGTACGCCGAGGTCGACGAACCCGTTGGCTACGACGAGATCGTCGAGATCGAGACCCCCGGCGGCGACACCAAGCGCGGCCAGGTCCTCGAGAGCGAGGAGGGCATCGTCGCCATCCAGGTGTTCGAGGGGACCACCGGTATCGACCGCAACGCGTCCGTCCGCTTCCTGGGCGAGACGCTGAAGATGCCCGTCACCGAGGACCTCCTCGGTCGGGTTCTCGACGGTTCCGGCCAGCCGATCGACGGCGGCCCGGACATCGTCCCGGACGAGCGGCGCGACATCGTCGGCGCAGCCATCAACCCCGTCTCCCGGGAGTACCCCGAGGAGTTCATCCAGACCGGCGTGTCGTCGATCGACGGCATGAACACGCTGGTGCGCGGCCAGAAGCTCCCCATCTTCTCGGCGTCGGGGCTCCCGCACAACGACCTGGCGCTGCAGATCGCGCGACAGGCGACCGTGCCGGAGGAGGCCGCCGAGGAGGGTGAGGAGGCGTCCGAGTTCGCCGTCATCTTCGGCGCGATGGGCATCACCCAGGAGGAGGCCAACGAGTTCATGGACGACTTCGAGCGCACGGGCGCGCTGGAGCGCTCCGTCGTCTTCATGAACCTCGCGGACGACCCCGCAGTCGAGCGGACGGTCACCCCGCGGATGGCCCTGACGACCGCCGAGTACCTCGCGTTCGACAAGGGGTACCACGTGCTCGTCATCCTGACGGACATGACCAACTACTGCGAGGCGCTCCGCGAGATCGGCGCGGCCCGCGAGGAGGTCCCGGGCCGGCGTGGCTACCCCGGGTACATGTACACCGACCTGGCGCAGCTGTACGAGCGCGCGGGCCGCATCGAGGGCCGCGAGGGCTCGGTGACGCAGATCCCCATCCTGACGATGCCGGGCGACGATGACACCCACCCGATCCCCGACCTGACGGGGTACATCACGGAGGGACAGATCTACGTCGACCGCGACCTGCACAGCCAGGGCATCCAGCCCCCGGTGCAGGTGCTGCCGAGCCTGTCGCGCCTGATGGACGACGGGATCGGCGAGGGCCTCACCCGTGAGGACCACGGCGACGTCTCCGACCAGATGTACGCGGCGTACGCGGAGGGCGAGGACCTGCGCGACCTCGTGAACATCGTCGGTCGCGAGGCGCTCTCCGAGCGCGACAACAAGTACCTCGACTTCGCGGACCGCTTCGAGGAGGAGTTCGTCGAGCAGGGGTACGACACGAACCGCAGCATCGACGAGACCCTCGAGATCGGCTGGGACCTCCTCTCGACGCTGCCGGAGGAGGAACTCAACCGCATCGACGAGGACCTCATCAAGGAGCACTACCGCCGGGACGTCCCGGGCGACGAGGAGTCGGCCGAGGAAGTCTCAGCGGACTAG
- a CDS encoding 5'-nucleotidase C-terminal domain-containing protein — MLVPRAAPGGGDGPGGRRGVPVPRRRRRGRRPRGDGPGRPPGDLLGVVPFPSHLQTLEVRGEDLAAAVRAGREQFDDTHGRLFVSGAAVRWDDPNGTVAVDGEAVDPDRTYRVACTSYLPSVGLPPGFEQESVVEDRGPQHEHLLTHARDGEFGPAGE, encoded by the coding sequence GTGCTCGTTCCCCGCGCCGCTCCCGGAGGGGGAGACGGCCCGGGCGGTCGCCGAGGCGTACCGGTCCCGCGGAGACGCCGACGTGGGCGTCGTCCTCGCGGCGACGGTCCGGGGAGGCCTCCCGGCGACCTGCTCGGCGTCGTCCCCTTCCCCTCGCACCTCCAGACGCTCGAGGTCCGGGGGGAGGACCTCGCCGCCGCCGTCCGCGCCGGTCGGGAGCAGTTCGACGACACCCACGGCCGGCTGTTCGTCTCCGGAGCGGCCGTTCGGTGGGACGACCCGAACGGGACGGTCGCCGTCGACGGCGAGGCGGTCGACCCGGACCGGACGTATCGCGTCGCCTGTACGAGCTACCTCCCGTCCGTCGGCCTCCCCCCCGGGTTCGAGCAGGAGTCCGTCGTCGAGGACCGCGGCCCACAGCATGAACACCTCCTCACGCACGCACGCGACGGGGAGTTTGGCCCCGCTGGGGAGTGA
- a CDS encoding V-type ATP synthase subunit D, giving the protein MAEDVKPTRKNLMEIEDRIELSERGHDTLEQKRDGLIMEFMDILDQAQDVRSKLETDYESAQNTINKARAMEGDVAVRGAAAALKEHPEITTQSKNIMGVVVPQIESSKVRKNLEERGYGLLGSSARIDEAADDYEELLESIILAAEVETAMKKMLTEIETTKRRVNALEFTLLPTLYENQEYIEQKLEEQEREEIFRLKKIKAKKEEKEAEEAAEEAARDPEEVLEPGQVNADD; this is encoded by the coding sequence ATGGCCGAGGACGTCAAACCGACTCGCAAGAACCTGATGGAGATCGAGGACCGCATCGAACTCTCCGAGCGGGGCCACGACACGCTCGAACAGAAGCGTGACGGGCTCATCATGGAGTTCATGGACATCCTCGACCAGGCACAGGACGTCCGCTCGAAACTGGAGACCGACTACGAGTCCGCCCAGAACACCATCAACAAGGCCCGCGCGATGGAGGGCGACGTGGCCGTTCGCGGCGCCGCGGCGGCGCTGAAAGAGCACCCCGAGATCACAACGCAGTCGAAGAACATCATGGGCGTCGTCGTCCCGCAGATTGAGTCCTCGAAGGTGAGGAAGAACCTCGAAGAGCGCGGCTACGGCCTGCTCGGCTCCTCCGCGCGGATCGACGAGGCGGCCGACGACTACGAGGAACTCCTCGAGTCCATCATCCTCGCCGCCGAGGTGGAGACGGCGATGAAGAAGATGCTCACCGAGATCGAGACGACGAAGCGCCGCGTGAACGCGCTGGAGTTCACGCTGCTGCCCACGCTGTACGAGAACCAGGAGTACATCGAGCAGAAGCTCGAGGAGCAGGAGCGCGAGGAGATCTTCCGGCTGAAGAAGATCAAGGCCAAGAAGGAGGAGAAGGAGGCCGAAGAGGCCGCGGAGGAGGCCGCCCGCGACCCCGAGGAGGTTCTCGAACCCGGCCAGGTCAACGCCGACGACTGA
- a CDS encoding DUF6276 family protein, which produces MPTCPHCEVDLVVFAVPESLREHAPDGAAAAAICPRCLRVTAADANGVNAGADTDAAFGRVDDAFPRGEGGVAFALLLGKLPKLTLEKPSIAELRERAESAGVDVALTLDRLVGADVEPHFELDRRVSQLDSLLG; this is translated from the coding sequence ATGCCCACCTGTCCACACTGCGAGGTCGACCTCGTCGTCTTCGCCGTCCCCGAGTCGCTCCGCGAACACGCGCCCGACGGCGCCGCGGCGGCTGCCATCTGTCCGCGCTGTCTCCGCGTCACGGCCGCGGACGCCAACGGAGTCAACGCGGGGGCCGACACCGACGCCGCGTTCGGGCGCGTCGACGACGCGTTCCCGCGGGGCGAGGGCGGCGTCGCGTTCGCGCTGCTACTCGGGAAACTCCCGAAGCTCACCCTCGAGAAGCCGTCGATCGCGGAACTGCGCGAACGCGCCGAGTCCGCGGGAGTCGACGTCGCGCTGACGCTCGACAGGCTCGTCGGAGCCGACGTCGAGCCGCACTTCGAACTCGACCGGCGCGTCAGCCAGCTCGATTCGCTGCTCGGGTAG
- a CDS encoding DMT family transporter, whose product MGRLDSRTVGTLLVLVSAVCFATLGVLGELAFRAGLSVPAALALRFLVGGAVVWAALGTHRLLTSPPHPRLRLPTRDGVVAVALGAVGYAGVSYGFFVGVERTSVGLAAVLLYTYPLFVVALAAAFLDERVGGRTAVAAVLTFAGVGLVSWTGAAAFDPLGAGATLAAALLYACYITASRVALRTADERVLTAYVAPAAAASMGAVGAATGTFSLPTTPFGWGVVLALGTVTTALAIFAFFAGLKRVGASRTGVVSTVEPAVAVALGAAFLGEVITPEMLLGTGLILAGVVLVQTARE is encoded by the coding sequence ATGGGTCGCCTCGACAGCCGGACCGTCGGCACGCTGTTGGTCCTCGTCTCGGCGGTCTGTTTCGCCACGCTCGGCGTGCTCGGCGAACTCGCTTTCCGCGCGGGGCTCTCGGTGCCGGCCGCGCTCGCCCTCCGGTTCCTCGTCGGCGGGGCCGTCGTCTGGGCGGCGCTCGGCACCCACCGGTTGCTCACCTCGCCACCCCACCCCCGGCTGCGGCTCCCGACGCGAGACGGGGTCGTCGCGGTCGCGCTCGGCGCCGTCGGCTACGCCGGCGTCAGCTACGGCTTCTTCGTCGGCGTCGAACGGACGTCGGTGGGGCTCGCCGCGGTGTTGCTGTACACGTACCCGCTGTTCGTCGTCGCGCTCGCCGCGGCATTCCTCGACGAGCGAGTCGGCGGCAGGACCGCCGTCGCAGCCGTGCTCACGTTCGCCGGCGTGGGCCTCGTCTCCTGGACCGGGGCAGCCGCGTTCGACCCGCTCGGCGCCGGAGCGACTCTCGCGGCCGCCCTCCTTTACGCCTGTTACATCACCGCCTCTCGGGTCGCGCTCCGAACCGCGGACGAGCGCGTGCTGACCGCCTACGTCGCCCCCGCGGCGGCTGCGTCGATGGGTGCGGTAGGCGCGGCTACCGGGACGTTCTCCCTTCCGACGACACCGTTCGGGTGGGGCGTCGTCCTCGCGCTCGGCACCGTCACCACCGCGCTCGCCATCTTCGCGTTCTTCGCCGGGCTGAAACGGGTCGGCGCGAGCCGCACGGGCGTCGTCTCGACCGTGGAACCCGCAGTCGCCGTGGCGCTCGGCGCGGCGTTCCTCGGCGAGGTGATCACGCCCGAGATGCTCCTCGGGACGGGGTTGATCCTCGCCGGCGTCGTGCTGGTCCAGACTGCGAGAGAGTAA
- the prf1 gene encoding peptide chain release factor aRF-1, which translates to MSSNAEDGSDTPSEDRRKYEFRKVLDELDEYEGSGTQLVTIYIPEDRQISDVVAHVTQEHSEASNIKSKQTRTNVQDALTSIKDRLRYYDVFPPKNGIVIFSGAVNSGGGQTDMVTEVLESPPEPVQSFRYHCDSDFLTEPLEDMMADKGLFGLVVLDRREANVGWLKGKRVEPVKSASSLVPGKQRKGGQSAQRFARLRLEAIDNFYQEVAGMANELFVPKRHELDGVLVGGPSPTKDEFLDGGYLHHELQDKVLGKFDVAYTDESGLHDIVDAAQEVLADQEVVKDKREMEEFFEKLHTGEEATYGFDETRRNLVMGSVDRLLLSEDLHHDVVPFECPNGHDEYEVVERRHSTPEHTCTTCGEEAEPGEREDVVEHLMNIADQRGTETKFISTDFEKGDQLMDAFGGIAGILRYQTGV; encoded by the coding sequence ATGAGTAGCAACGCCGAGGACGGGAGCGACACGCCCTCAGAGGACCGACGGAAGTACGAGTTCCGGAAGGTCCTCGACGAGCTCGACGAGTACGAGGGCTCGGGAACCCAGCTCGTCACCATCTACATCCCCGAGGACAGACAGATCTCCGACGTGGTCGCCCACGTCACCCAGGAGCACAGCGAGGCGTCCAACATCAAGTCGAAGCAGACCCGGACGAACGTCCAGGACGCGCTCACCTCAATCAAGGACCGCCTCCGCTACTACGACGTCTTCCCGCCGAAGAACGGGATCGTCATCTTCTCGGGTGCGGTGAACTCGGGCGGCGGCCAGACCGACATGGTGACCGAGGTGCTGGAGTCGCCACCGGAGCCGGTGCAGTCGTTCCGGTACCACTGCGACTCGGACTTCCTGACCGAGCCGCTCGAGGACATGATGGCCGACAAGGGCCTGTTCGGGCTCGTCGTCCTCGACCGCCGGGAGGCGAACGTCGGCTGGCTGAAGGGGAAACGCGTCGAGCCGGTCAAGTCGGCCTCCTCGCTCGTCCCCGGCAAGCAGCGGAAGGGTGGCCAGTCCGCCCAGCGGTTCGCCCGCCTGCGGCTCGAGGCCATCGACAACTTCTACCAGGAGGTCGCGGGGATGGCGAACGAGCTGTTCGTCCCCAAGCGGCACGAACTCGACGGCGTGCTCGTCGGCGGTCCCTCCCCGACGAAGGACGAGTTCCTCGACGGCGGCTACCTCCACCACGAGCTCCAGGACAAGGTGCTCGGCAAGTTCGACGTGGCCTACACCGACGAGTCGGGCCTGCACGACATCGTCGACGCCGCACAGGAGGTGCTCGCCGACCAGGAGGTCGTCAAGGACAAACGGGAGATGGAGGAGTTCTTCGAGAAGCTCCACACGGGCGAGGAGGCCACCTACGGCTTCGACGAGACCCGCCGGAACCTCGTGATGGGGTCGGTCGACCGCCTGCTGCTCTCGGAGGACCTCCACCACGACGTCGTCCCGTTCGAGTGCCCGAACGGCCACGACGAGTACGAGGTTGTCGAGCGTCGCCACTCGACGCCCGAGCACACCTGCACGACCTGCGGCGAGGAGGCCGAACCGGGCGAGCGCGAGGACGTGGTCGAGCACCTGATGAACATCGCCGACCAGCGCGGCACCGAGACGAAGTTCATCTCCACCGACTTCGAGAAGGGCGATCAGCTCATGGACGCCTTCGGCGGCATCGCGGGTATCTTGCGCTACCAGACCGGCGTCTAA
- a CDS encoding nucleotide-binding protein, whose product MPTTYAVASAKGGVGKTTTAANLAATLAAAGFETVAVDGDVGTANLAPALGVEVPEDGATLHDVLAGEASPEDATYAGPHGLSVVPGDQSLSAFRSADPSRIREVLGSITNADYVVVDTGAGLTHESALPLSLADEVLLVSTPTRDALVDTGKTLQLTERLGGEVAGLTLTRVGPDDGLASALAAADIDPDEFDVPVLGRIPEDPAVAEAVAAREPLTEYAPGSDAAAAYRSLASSLTGEPIRPPLSYEVEEGEQEPTKPDETEAESVEPEADAGEDEVEADEGEGDEIEAGEDEAAEAEVDEGEAAGAEIDEAEATAVDADDAGDDEADANEPETADAEEDDVDEDGEVEVTEAEPTTDVGELPDEDDVDESTSDGDAEEREATGEEEADKTGGTETDDAVIIENETPDEEGAAAAARRTVPGDDEFEDDGPVTVEDAESGESAEIGDDVIPFAEQNRERSEQAKQGQEGDDDDVDEDDNGKRGGILGRLFR is encoded by the coding sequence ATGCCTACCACATACGCCGTCGCGAGCGCGAAGGGGGGAGTCGGAAAGACGACGACCGCCGCGAACCTCGCGGCCACGCTGGCGGCCGCGGGGTTCGAGACCGTGGCCGTCGACGGCGACGTCGGGACGGCGAACCTGGCGCCGGCGCTCGGCGTCGAGGTGCCCGAGGACGGAGCGACGCTCCACGACGTCCTCGCTGGCGAGGCTAGCCCGGAGGACGCGACGTACGCCGGCCCGCACGGCCTCTCGGTCGTCCCCGGCGATCAGTCGCTCTCGGCGTTCCGGTCCGCCGACCCCTCCCGCATCCGCGAGGTGCTCGGCTCCATCACGAACGCCGACTACGTCGTCGTCGACACCGGCGCCGGACTCACCCACGAGAGCGCGCTCCCGCTGTCGCTCGCGGACGAGGTTCTGCTCGTCTCGACGCCGACCCGCGACGCCCTGGTGGACACGGGGAAGACGCTCCAGCTCACCGAGCGACTCGGCGGCGAGGTGGCCGGCCTGACGCTCACCCGCGTCGGTCCGGACGACGGGCTCGCGTCCGCGCTCGCCGCCGCGGACATCGATCCCGACGAGTTCGACGTCCCTGTGCTCGGGCGCATCCCCGAGGACCCCGCCGTCGCCGAGGCCGTCGCGGCGCGGGAGCCGCTCACGGAGTACGCCCCCGGCAGCGACGCGGCGGCGGCGTACCGCTCGCTGGCCTCCTCGCTCACCGGCGAGCCCATCCGCCCGCCGCTCTCCTACGAGGTCGAGGAGGGTGAACAGGAGCCGACGAAGCCCGACGAGACGGAGGCAGAATCCGTCGAACCGGAAGCCGACGCGGGGGAAGACGAGGTCGAAGCGGACGAGGGTGAAGGGGATGAGATTGAAGCGGGCGAGGACGAAGCAGCCGAAGCCGAGGTTGACGAGGGTGAAGCGGCCGGGGCCGAGATCGACGAGGCGGAGGCGACCGCGGTCGACGCGGACGACGCGGGAGACGACGAAGCCGACGCGAACGAACCGGAGACGGCCGACGCCGAGGAGGACGACGTCGATGAAGACGGCGAAGTCGAGGTGACCGAAGCCGAACCCACGACGGACGTGGGGGAACTTCCCGACGAGGACGACGTCGACGAGTCCACCAGTGACGGGGATGCCGAGGAACGGGAGGCGACGGGCGAGGAGGAGGCGGATAAGACGGGGGGGACGGAGACGGACGACGCGGTCATCATCGAGAACGAGACGCCGGACGAGGAGGGGGCCGCCGCGGCGGCGCGCCGAACGGTGCCCGGCGACGACGAGTTCGAGGACGACGGTCCGGTCACCGTCGAGGACGCCGAGTCGGGCGAATCCGCCGAGATCGGCGACGACGTCATCCCCTTCGCCGAGCAGAACCGCGAGCGCTCCGAGCAGGCCAAGCAGGGGCAGGAGGGCGACGACGACGACGTGGACGAGGACGACAATGGGAAGCGCGGTGGCATCCTCGGTCGGCTGTTCCGCTGA